A genomic stretch from Setaria italica strain Yugu1 chromosome VII, Setaria_italica_v2.0, whole genome shotgun sequence includes:
- the LOC101774247 gene encoding chalcone synthase 1: MAAKVTVEEVRKAQRAEGPASVLAIGTVTPPNCVYQADYADYYFRVTKSEHMTELKEKFKRICRKSMIQKRYMHLTEDILLENPNMASYSAPSLNARQDILVEEVPKLGAAAVEKALKEWGQPRSQITHIIFCTTSGVDMPGADSRIIKLLGLDPSVKRVMLYHQGCFAGGMVLRIAKDLAENNRGARVLIVCSEITVVTFRGPSEAHLDSLVGQALFGDGAAAVIVGADPDEHVERPLFQMVSASETILPNSDGAIEGHLREVGLTFHLQERVPELISSNIERLLEESFKPLGISDWNSIFWVAHPGGPAILNAVESKAGIDKARLRATRQVLSEYGNMSSACVLFILDEMRKFSAEDGRATTGEGMDWGVLFGFGPGLTVETVVLHSVPITTGHAA, from the exons ATGGCGGCGAAGGTGACGGTGGAGGAGGTGAGGAAGGCGCAGCGCGCCGAGGGCCCGGCGTCCGTGCTGGCCATCGGGACGGTGACGCCGCCAAACTGCGTGTACCAGGCGGATTACGCGGACTACTATTTCCGGGTCACCAAGAGCGAGCACATGACCGAGCTCAAGGAGAAATTCAAGAGGATAT GCCGCAAGTCGATGATCCAGAAGCGCTACATGCACTTGACGGAGGACATCCTGCTGGAGAACCCCAACATGGCCTCATACTCTGCCCCATCCCTGAACGCACGCCAGGACATCCTGGTGGAGGAGGTACCCAAGCTGGGCGCCGCAGCGGTGGAGAAGGCGCTCAAAGAGTGGGGCCAGCCGCGTTCCCAGATCACGCACATCATCTTCTGCACCACCTCCGGCGTCGACATGCCCGGCGCCGACTCCCGGATCATCAAGCTCCTCGGCCTGGACCCCTCCGTGAAGCGGGTCATGCTCTACCACCAGGGCTGCTTCGCCGGCGGGATGGTGCTCCGGATCGCCAAGGACCTCGCCGAGAACAACCGCGGCGCCCGGGTGCTGATCGTGTGCTCGGAGATCACCGTGGTAACGTTCCGGGGCCCCTCCGAGGCTCACCTCGACTCGCTAGTCGGCCAGGCTCTgttcggcgacggcgcggctgcGGTGATAGTAGGCGCGGACCCCGACGAGCATGTGGAGCGGCCATTGTTTCAAATGGTATCAGCGTCGGAGACCATTCTGCCTAACTCGGACGGCGCCATTGAAGGTCACCTCCGTGAGGTTGGGCTCACCTTCCATCTCCAGGAAAGAGTCCCGGAGCTCATCTCCTCCAACATCGAGCGCCTGTTGGAGGAGTCCTTCAAGCCGCTCGGCATCTCCGATTGGAACTCCATCTTCTGGGTGGCGCACCCCGGCGGCCCGGCAATCCTGAACGCGGTGGAGTCCAAGGCTGGAATTGACAAGGCCAGGCTCCGCGCCACCCGCCAGGTCCTTTCTGAGTATGGCAACATGTCAAGCGCCTGCGTGCTCTTCATCCTCGACGAGATGCGGAAGTTCTCGGCCGAAGATGGACGAGCTACTACCGGTGAGGGCATGGACTGGGGTGTGCTCTTTGGCTTTGGTCCAGGCCTCACCGTCGAGACCGTC